A window from Calliopsis andreniformis isolate RMS-2024a chromosome 5, iyCalAndr_principal, whole genome shotgun sequence encodes these proteins:
- the Bap55 gene encoding brahma associated protein 55kD, which translates to MSGGMLYGGDEIGALVFDLGHHSLRVGYAQEDTPKAEIPAVVGIGEDGNCTATKAEPMDIDDKKPDNNITQSGTKYYIDTTILHVPRKNMEVVSYMKDGMIEDWDHFEKVLDYTYSKVIQSDAEYHPVLFSESPWNVRSKREKLTELMFEKYNVPAYFLVKNAVLAAFANGRATGIVVDSGATHTSAVPVQDGFVLTQAIVKSPLGGDYISMQCRQFLQDNDIDLSPSYMVGSKEVVKDHEKPRWVKKKGIPEVTKSWHNYMVKKLIQDFQATVLQVSETPYDEKIVSTIPAVQYEFPTGYHQDFGSERFRIPEALFDPSMVQMRGGMVGNTMLGVGHIVQTSVGMCDVDVRPALYGSVVVTGGNSFIQGFPERLNRDLSMRIPSSMRLKLISVNGCAERRFGAWIGGSILASIGTFQQMWISSQEYEESGKSQVERKCP; encoded by the exons ATGTCAGGAGGCATGCTTTATGGGGGAGATGAAATTGGAGCTTTAGTATTTGACTTAGGGCATCATTCTCTGAGAGTCGGCTACGCTCAAGAAGATACTCCTAAAGCTGAAATTCCAGCAGTTGTAGGTATAGGAGAAGATGGCAACTGTACAGCAACAAAAGCAGAACCTATGGACATTGATGATAAAAAACCAGATAATAATATTACACAATCTGGGACCAAATATTACATTGACACTACTATACTCCATGTTCCACGAAAGAATATGGAAGTTGTGAGTTACATGAAGGATGgtatgatcgaagattgggatCACTTTGAAAAG GTTCTAGATTACACCTATTCGAAAGTAATTCAGTCAGATGCAGAATATCATCCAGTATTGTTTTCTGAGTCACCATGGAATGTACGCAGTAAAAGAGAAAAATTAACtgaattaatgtttgaaaaATATAATGTGCCAGCTTACTTTTTGGTAAAAAATGCAGTTCTTGCTGCTTTTGCTAATGGAAGAGCAACTGGTATTGTTGTTGATAGTGGAGCAACACATACTTCTGCTGTGCCAGTTCAAGATGGTTTTGTATTAACACAAGCAATAGTTAAGTCTCCGCTTGGAGGTGACTACATAAGCATGCAATGTAGACAATTTCTTCAG GACAATGACATTGACTTATCTCCTTCTTACATGGTTGGTAGTAAAGAAGTTGTTAAAGATCATGAAAAGCCAAGATGGGTAAAAAAGAAGGGCATTCCAGAAGTTACAAAATCCTGGCATAACTATATGGTAAAGAAACTTATCCAGGATTTTCAAGCTACAGTGTTACAAGTATCGGAAACTCCATATGATGAAAAAATAGTTTCTACAATTCCTGCAGTTCAGTATGAGTTTCCTACTGGATATCACCAG GATTTTGGAAGTGAAAGATTTCGTATACCAGAAGCTCTCTTCGATCCCAGTATGGTACAAATGCGTGGTGGTATGGTTGGTAATACTATGTTAGGTGTAGGCCACATTGTACAAACTAGTGTAGGTATGTGCGATGTTGATGTAAGGCCAGCACTTTATGGAAGTGTCGTCGTTACTGGAGGCAATTCATTTATTCAG gGATTCCCGGAGCGTTTAAATAGAGATCTCTCTATGAGAATACCATCCAGCATGAGGTTGAAATTAATTAGTGTAAATGGATGTGCCGAACGACGATTTGGGGCTTGGATTGGTGGATCTATTTTAGCATCAATTGGTACTTTCCAGCAAATGTGGATTTCGAGTCAAGAATATGAAGAAAGTGGCAAAAGCCAAGTAGAACGGAAATGCCCTTAA
- the LOC143179599 gene encoding odorant receptor 13a-like: MYIENYTFINQVVLKLVGLYPISIVRYIVCISSIIVIVIPLIAQIYNNWGNLNIILETSSVLFTISLGILKSLIWMLNRKDLEFFVKFMLTDYWNIVKIDVFNQLHIYAIFAKKITKGYLFLIFNALLFFFSLPIIDAFITFIQDSTSNFTVKGFPFVASYPLAFYDFPFYEIVYVSQMLATTTCGLMILAIDTLIATALLHTCGHYEILKENLKQLNSDICYTSSTESNAKTVSYKLHKVKNQVAHIIKHHRVILWFCDSMEKNFHLMLFLQTVASSLIICFIGFQVSTTLMEHSKVVKFSSHLMMAVFQLLLFCFPGDVLISQSFSISSATYAIQWYELPALIKNEVCMIILRSQKPSCITAGKIYVMHLENFSTTLSTALSYFMMLRSFTVED, encoded by the exons atgtatattgaaaATTATACATTTATAAATCAAGTAGTTTTAAAATTAGTTGGACTTTATCCAATAAGTATTGTGAGATACATTGTATGCATTAgttctattattgttattgttataccACTAATAGCACAAATTTATAATAATTGGGGAAATCTAAATATCATTTTAGAAACAAG TTCAGTATTATTTACAATTTCACTAGGTATACTGAAGTCATTAATCTGGATGTTAAATAGAAAAGATTTAGAATTTTTCGTTAAGTTTATGCTGACAGATTATTGGAATATagttaaaattgatgttttCAATCAGCTACATATATATGCaat ATTTGCTAAAAAGATTACGAAGGGTTATTTATTTTTGATATTTAACGCATTATTATTCTTCTTTAGTTTACCTATTATTGATGCGTTTATTACATTCATTCAAGATTCAACCAGTAATTTTACTGTGAAGGGTTTTCCATTTGTTGCATCATATCCTTTAGCGTTTTACGACTTTCCGTTTTATGAG ATAGTATATGTATCTCAAATGTTAGCCACTACTACCTGTGGTCTTATGATTCTTGCAATTGATACCTTGATCGCTACTGCTTTGCTTCATACTTGTGGTCATTATGAAATActtaaagaaaatttaaaacaaCTTAATTCAGACATTTGTTAT ACAAGCAGTACAGAAagtaatgcaaaaactgtaagtTACAAGTTGCACAAAGTAAAGAATCAAGTAGCACACATAATTAAACATCATCGAGTAATTCTTTG GTTTTGTGACAGTATGGAAAAGAATTTTCATTTAATGCTTTTTCTGCAAACTGTGGCCAGCAGCCTCATAATTTGTTTCATTGGATTTCAAGTTTCTACA ACATTAATGGAACATTCAAAAGTAGTCAAATTTTCTTCTCACTTAATGATGGCAGTTTTTCAATTGCTATTATTTTGCTTTCCTGGAGATGTTTTAATTTCTCAG AGTTTTAGTATCAGTAGTGCCACATATGCTATTCAATGGTACGAATTGCCTGCTCTTATCAAGAATGAAGTATGCATGATCATATTACGTTCTCAAAAACCAAGTTGTATTACAGCAGGAAAAATATATGTTATGCATTTAGAAAACTTTAGTAcg ACACTCAGTACTGCACTTTCATACTTCATGATGCTTCGAAGCTTCACTGTAGAAGATTAG
- the LOC143179466 gene encoding serine/threonine-protein kinase ATR: protein MEVNDNSIILQNNSGLTVADSVWKFINSPIIAIFSDLKNGTAEQMLRSLLESILKGSATLTTVLVPPFGNGIQNETLQCQYAAFTTWLFGTMFYIIGDPLSNEILKSSIEIQACMLRILSRHHVTLFEKISSEYINILHEISEFHKLNENGEEIVLAKFTTQRDIIDNLNLQSFPVSIKYSTVPSVQTSILKIIMKTGVLVWNKELLSCTVLEVIITSVPIVKFMTLNLCVKLMEFSLMTTQELEGLILYIIEIIKIIPTWLSLNELAENQLDQFLQILTEFIHLSPILPNSIELYFQIIDFTVHELTRHNINSEIMRVLKEEVCKKIRHYFIMEPRVCTPLEAKKFISYFEYCPDFVSIFMHCILTDIKRTTGTNILVSDISESWNLLRNELITATQIGKLEKSMHILKASHILQSWINALQLQINLYTTDLNDISKILLQNLNSEQCEQQKIIFESFTYIMAHNECDKDLIQKLLMLPFTENIEAPVEIMNDNVKQAAKSLDITTMLKCLEILCEFGNGSQCLKILNICITNCSTELAVAALMNSVLLLKNEEVGLEDISKYVLQPALHSKDEKIHEILVITLGKISCYLSRHANFIKESDSKRWILQCKRCTNHSESNINSNVYYVSDEHDYLLSSYFCLLSSEFGLVRLRVSENILSFSNHIKSFNDNKLAEVWSLYIEDENSAIRFNIAAAIKGILINKINMTTKFVTSIENEVPASLDEFINLLINTIANTLMKALKSFNHALHDTLLVTARNCASVPLYIIERRILNIFLISILYSTSSPTAVAFATAAYHEVAKFLNVTPKMLYVRYKQDFLKLIMQCAVHNFINHSYNMATSIHRVAKCIGYEGSRQLLRKDGHYAVCFLLSFIVDVPNAKVLLYDIAELISMDEKHMLKEYFPYICSYAFLNMPLAIATECLRLVSRITQINISHLTRESFMGIFEELMLHFHESPEKIIGLLKIISDCDSSSEKNFITQKGIESYLNLRLHGILVNFDIKLGPKSDEHTQQCALASLVALMRYMGAKYLTPLRYKILATLRTSLGFKRPGFGPLICDAWDAFIHNIDVKELRPLLPTICVSLISLLKMYSEKIITMLKFLIIECNEHNSDDIAELFFIDDIEVPTEISSIIKARILQARPKGFEANLKLWLKRITHETDEVRIKALMYLQKFLAEHRRQLNEMILSETDIHPLIVDLLDTLLIGCQDKDEHIRLLYGECLGELGAIEPSLLPRRIISRDDCSFISDMNEEFACAILFEHVRAFQMQKSSQSMDCFSLAIQEILKAYDISPKGKNNHLWNKLPLNVKQIISPFLTSHYKIATTSDDKKLPHPIYGSEAGSTVENWAYNWLCSMFNNIHDETLNSVLRASKLAFKRDIKILTFCLPHVISYIIINGTEQEHTKIQEEILTIIDVRKKHTVDPELSRHRPLKHGQSIKKNDVRISEETRRTRCAQIIFSVLDHLQRWLWEQRLNRDYKYQAVKRFCEKLNTLVIAEGCYQSREYHRALMYLEQHMNSSNKGLSEALEGGLLAKIYAQLDEPDGISGILATQDQTPTVQQLVLAHEVNGQLQDAATCYERLAQKGAVKHTYLQGMIQCYLGLDQPFTAKHITEGVLSSRPELEPLIIEHEPFWRLAHFTKLDDSSQKNIKHTLLEDLKKGVKPDLLSLKMNLVSLLEDASRPGAYQQCYSYIMKLHILNEFDKAVSTMLTDTDQLSMIFEEWEERGQLVRASRGVEFVLSMRRATLDLAVQLQKEINNRENSILKQEIGKIWLKSAKIARKRGLHQQAYMYILSASCSCPPQQLYIEQAQLYWQKGCQEDAFTTLKRCFANCFQPSPYYKSLPSGECLEERKQCAKAKLLYAKYNDETVNVDTDANIINYKEAIEVWREWEKSLLSCAQYYETVIDRMNDEEKDRKGRDLQVHTMNYYGKSLQYGCKYIHQSMPRMLTIWLDFASRVTSRSSLSGNEELNKLRRDALFKMTKIMEVYQERLPIFMWLTAFSQLVSRICHPSTEVQNTLCGILVKLIQAYPQHCLWMMASVINSSYPARQRRCQEILNNARLKSTEMIKLIKDFHKLWEKLIELSNKAIPDGIANTTVNNLSRNLPRLLATKDFSPIMMPTTKFRQLHLPAKGVSLENHNPFSTNWVHIAGIEENVVVMPSLQRPRRIALKGSDGKQYLFMCKPKDDLRRDFRLMEFNDIVNKYLQNDPESRQRRLYIRTYSVVPLNEECGLIEWVPNLVGFRPVIIGLYKERGTAISTRELRSMLCTLKDPLEKKRKVFLEQLLPKHPSVFGDWFRLTFPDPYGWYEARTAYIRTTAVMSMVGYILGLGDRHGENILFDSKCGDCVHVDFNCLFNRGELFEWPERVPFRLTRNMVDAMGPLKIEGPFRRACEITMRVLRQQCSTLLSVLTPFVYDPLVSWNKNQIGESGEKTNEKAVEHLKNIEQRLKGLIRSHGKKLENIALNLSVEGQTNHLILEATNVDNLCQMYFGWGAYM from the exons ATGGAAGTAAATGATAATTCAATTATACTTCAAAATAACAGCgg ATTAACAGTAGCAGATTCTGTATGGAAATTCATAAATAGCCCTATAATTGCAATTTTTTCTGATTTGAAAAATGGAACTGCTGAACAGATGCTTCGCTCCCTTTTGGAGTCTATACTTAAAGGTTCTGCTACTTTAACTACAGTTTTAGTTCCTCCATTTGGCAATGGAATACAAAATGAAACTTTACAATGTCAATACGCTG CCTTTACTACTTGGCTATTTGGTACAATGTTTTACATTATTGGAGATCCTTTAAGCAATGAAATTCTAAAGTCCAGCATAGAGATACAAGCTTGCATGCTTAGAATATTATCTAGGCATCATGTTACGTTATTTGAAAAAATTAGTAGTGAATATATAAACATTCTTCATG AGATATCAGAATTTCATAAACTGAATGAAAATGGAGAAGAAATTGTATTAGCTAAGTTCACCACTCAAAGAGATATTATAGACAATTTGAATTTACAATCATTTCCTGTCTCAATAAAGTACTCAACTGTACCATCAGTACAGACATCTATTTTAAAA ATTATTATGAAGACAGGAGTTTTAGTTTGGAATAAGGAATTACTGTCATGTACAGTATTAGAAGTTATTATTACATCTGTTCCAATTGTAAAGTTTATGACACTAAATCTATGTGTAAAATTAATGGAATTTTCATTAATGACTACACAG GAACTTGAGGGTTTAATTCTCTATATAATTgagattattaaaataattcctACATGGTTAAGTTTAAATGAACTAGCAGAAAATCAACTAGATCAATTTTTACAAATACTCACAGAGTTTATTCATTTATCACCTATACTTCCAAACAGTATTGAATTATACTTCCAGATCATTGATTTTACAGTTCATGAGCTAACGA GACACAATATTAATTCTGAGATTATGAGAGTACTCAAAGAGGAAGTATGTAAAAAAATAAGACACTATTTTATCATGGAACCAAGAGTTTGTACTCCTTTGGAAGCAAAGAAGTTTATCTCATACTTTGAATATTGTCCG GATTTTGTTAGCATTTTCATGCACTGTATTCTTACTGACATTAAACGCACTACTGGTACAAATATCTTAGTCAGTGACATCTCTGAATCATGGAATTTACTAAGAAATGAATTAATAACTGCAACACAAATAGGAAAATTAGAAAAATCTATGCACATTTTGAAAGCCTCGCATATTTTGCAATCTTGGATAAACGCGTTACAGCTACAAATAAATCTGTATACAACTGATTTAAATGATATCTCGAAGATACTTTTACAGAATTTAAACTCTGAACAGTGTGAAcaacaaaaaattatttttgaaagCTTTACTTACATCATGGCACATAATGAATGTGATAAAGATTTAATTcaaaaattattaatgttaCCATTTACTGAAAATATTGAAGCTCCTGTGGAAATAATGAACGATAATGTGAAACAGGCTGCTAAGTCTCTTGATATCACAACAATGTTAAAATGCCTGGAAATTTTATGTGAATTTGGTAATGGATCACaatgtttaaaaatattaaatatttgtattacAAATTGTAGTACTGAATTAGCTGTGGCAGCTTTAAT GAATAGTGTTCTACTCCTAAAGAACGAAGAAGTAGGATTGGAAGATATTTCAAAATATGTTCTTCAACCTGCTTTACATTCAAAGGATGAAAAAATTCATGAAATACTTGTAATTACTTTGGGAAAAATCAGTTGCTATTTATCAAGACATGCAAACTTCATAAA AGAATCAGACAGTAAAAGATGGATACTACAGTGCAAACGTTGTACTaatcattctgaaagtaatataAATTCCAATGTCTATTACGTCTCAGATGAACATGATTATCTTTTAAGTTCGTACTTTTGTCTATTATCGTCAGAATTTGGTTTAGTTCGGTTACGCGTTTCTGAAAATATCCTATCGTTTTCAAATCATATAAAATCATTTAATGACAATAAACTAGCAGAGGTATGGTCTTTATATATAGAAGATGAAAATTCTGCAATTCGTTTCAATATTGCTGCTGCAATAAAAGGAATattaatcaataaaataaatatgacgACAAAATTTGTAACATCTATAGAAAATGAGGTGCCCGCTTCTTTAGATGAAttcattaatttattaattaatactATAGCAAATACTCTTATGAAAGCTCTAAAAAGTTTTAATCATGCTCTACACGATACCCTACTCGTTACAGCAAGAAATTGTGCAAG TGTTCCACTATACATAATTGAGAGacgaattttaaatatatttctcaTTTCCATATTGTATTCAACATCATCTCCTACAGCAGTTGCATTTGCTACAGCTGCATATCACGAGGTCGCCAAATTCTTAAATGTTACTCCTAAAATGTTATATGTTCGGTACAAACAGGATTTTCTGAAG CTCATAATGCAATGTGCAGTCCATAATTTCATAAATCATTCTTATAATATGGCCACTTCGATACACCGTGTAGCAAAGTGTATTGGATATGAAGGATCGCGACAGTTGTTGCGTAAAGATGGTCATTATGCAGTTTGCTTTCTACTTTCTTTTATTGTTGATGTCCCAAATGCTAAAGTTCTTTTATATGATATAGCAGAATTAATTAGTATGGACGAGAAACATATGTTAAAAGAATATTTTCCT TATATTTGCAGTTATGCATTTTTAAATATGCCTCTAGCAATTGCCACGGAGTGTTTAAGATTAGTATCAAGAATTACACAGATAAATATATCACATTTGACAAGGGAATCCTTTATG GGTATATTTGAAGAACTGATGTTACATTTTCACGAATCTCCTGAAAAAATAATTGGATTGTTAAAAATCATATCCGATTGCGACAGTAGTtcagaaaaaaattttattaCGCAAAAAGGAATT GAGTCTTATTTAAATTTACGTTTACATGGCATATTGGTAAATTTTGATATAAAACTTGGGCCCAAATCGGATGAACATACACAGCAATGTGCACTTGCTTCATTAGTTGCGCTAATGCGATACATGGGTGCCAAATATTTAACACCATTAAGATATAAAATCTTGGCTACATTACGAACTTCTCTTGGATTTAAAAGACCAGGATTCGGACCACTTATATGCGATGCATGGGATGCATTCATTCATAA caTAGACGTTAAAGAACTCAGGCCATTATTGCCAACTATATGTGTATCATTAATATCGTTGTTAAAGATGTATTCAGAAAAAATAATTACTatgttgaagttccttattattGAGTGTAATGAACACAATTCTGATGATATTGCTGAACTATTTTTTATAGACGATATAGAAGTTCCTACTGAAATCTCAAGTATAATTAAAGCACGTATATTACAAGCAAG GCCCAAAGGTTTTGAAGCGAACTTGAAGTTGTGGCTTAAACGAATTACTCATGAAACGGATGAAGTCAGAATTAAAGCTTTGatgtatttgcaaaaatttcttGCAGAACATCGTCGTCAATTAAACGAAATGATTTTAAGCGAAACTGACATTCATCCACTGATCGTTGAT CTGTTGGACACATTACTCATTGGATGTCAGGATAAAGATGAGCATATTCGTTTGCTGTATGGAGAATGTTTAGGAGAATTAGGAGCTATTGAACCAAGTCTTCTTCCTCGTAGAATTATTTCCAGAG ATGACTGTTCATTCATTTCTGATATGAATGAGGAATTTGCCTGTGCTATACTTTTCGAACATGTACGAGCATTTCAAATGCAAAAGAGTAGTCAAAGCATGGATTGTTTTTCTCTTGCTATTCAG GAAATTTTAAAAGCATATGATATTTCACCTAAAGGTAAAAATAATCATTTATGGAATAAATTGCCTTTGAATGTAAAACAGATTATCTCTCCCTTTTTAACTTCACACTACAAGATAGCGACTACTAGTGATGATAAAAAGCTTCCCCATCCTATTTATGG TTCTGAAGCTGGTTCAACTGTAGAAAATTGGGCTTACAATTGGCTGTGTAGCATGTTCAACAATATTCACGATGAAACACTTAATAGTGTATTACGTGCATCTAAATTAGCATTTAAACGAGATATAAAAATATTGACGTTTTGTTTGCCTCATGTTATAT CATACATCATCATAAATGGTACAGAACAAGAACATACAAAAATACAAGaagaaatattaacaataattgaCGTTAGGAAAAAACATACAGTAGACCCTGAACTGTCGCGTCATCGACCTCTTAAACATGGACAGagtattaaaaaaaatgatGTTAGAATTTCTGAAGAAACTAGGCGTACACGTTGCGCACAg ATTATTTTTTCGGTATTAGACCATTTACAACGATGGCTTTGGGAGCAAAGATTGAATCGTGATTACAAGTATCAAGCAGTAAAAA gATTCTGTGAAAAGTTAAATACATTAGTAATAGCTGAAGGTTGTTATCAGTCGCGAGAATATCATAGAGCTCTAATGTATTTAGAGCAACATATGAATTCCTCTAATAAAGGATTATCAGAAGCACTGGAAGGCGGATTGTTAGCT aaaatttatgCACAATTGGATGAACCAGATGGTATATCTGGCATACTAGCTACTCAAGATCAAACTCCTACTGTTCAACAGTTGGTTTTAGCtcatgaagttaatggtcagctTCAG GATGCTGCTACTTGTTATGAAAGATTAGCACAGAAAGGAGCTGTCAAACATACATATTTACAAGGCATGATACAATGCTATCTTGGTCTTGACCAACCTTTTACAGCGAAACATATTACAGAAGGAGTTTTAAGCAGCAG ACCAGAACTGGAACCATTAATAATCGAACATGAGCCTTTTTGGAGATTAGCTCATTTTACTAAACTGGATGACTCTTcgcaaaaaaatataaaacatacATTACTTGAAGATCTCAAGAAGGGTGTGAAACCTGACTTACTGTCGCTAAAAATGAATCTAGTATCATTATTAGAAGATGCTTCACGACCAGGAGCTTATCAACAATGTTATTCCTACATTATGAA GTTACATATATTAAATGAATTCGATAAAGCTGTTTCTACTATGCTGACTGATACAGACCAACTATCAATGATATTTGAGGAATGGGAAGAACGTGGTCAACTTGTCAGAGCTTCTCGTGGAGTTGAATTTGTATTAAGCATGCGTAGAGCTACGTTAGATTTAGCTGTTCAGTTacaaaaagaaattaataatagggaaaattcaatactcaagcaagaAATTGGGAAGATTTGGCTAAAAAGTGCTAAAATTGCAAGAAa GAGAGGATTGCATCAACAAGCATACATGTATATTTTGTCAGCAAGTTGTTCTTGTCCACCACAACAACTTTATATAGAACAAGCTCAGTTATACTGGCAGAAAGGTTGCCAGGAAGATGCTTTTACAACATTAAAACGATGTTTTGCCAATTGTTTTCAACCATCTCCATATTATAAAAGTTTACCATCAGGAGAATGTCTAGAAGAAAGGAAACAATGTGCAAAG GCCAAACTTTTATATGCGAAATATAACGATGAAACTGTTAACGTGGATACTGATGCTAATATCATAAATTATAAAGAAGCTATTGAAGTTTGGCGAGAATGGGAAAAAAGTTTGCTTTCTTGTGCACAATACTATGAGACTGTTATAGATAGAATGAATGACGAAGAAAAGGATAGAAAGGGACG AGACTTACAAGTTCATACTATGAATTATTATGGAAAGTCACTTCAATACGGTTGCAAATACATTCATCAGTCTATGCCAAGAATGCTAACTATATGGTTGGACTTTGCTTCTCGAGTAACATCTCGATCTAGCTTGTCTGGAAATGAAGAACTTAACAAACTTCGACGAGATGCGTTATTTAAAATGACAAAAATTATGG AAGTATATCAAGAAAGGCTACCCATATTCATGTGGCTAACAGCATTCAGTCAACTGGTATCTAGAATTTGTCATCCTTCTACAGAAGTACAGAATACTCTTTGCGGAATACTAGTCAAGCTAATTCAGGCTTATCCTCAACATTGTTTATGGATGATGGCTTCAGTTATTAAC TCGTCTTACCCTGCACGACAGAGACGCTGTCAAGAAATTCTCAATAACGCCAGACTTAAGTCAACAGAGATGATAAAACTTATTAAAGATTTTCATAAATTGTGGGAAAAACTAATTGAATTATCTAACAAGGCAATTCCGGAT GGTATTGCGAACACTACGGTAAATAATTTGTCTCGAAATCTTCCTCGTTTACTTGCAACTAAAGACTTTAGCCCTATTATGATGCCGACAACTAAGTTTAGACAGCTTCATCTACCTGCTAAAGGTGTATCATTAGAAAATCACAATCCATTTTCAAC AAACTGGGTTCACATAGCAGGGATAGAAGAGAACGTAGTCGTAATGCCGTCTCTTCAAAGACCGAGACGTATTGCTTTAAAAGGTTCAGATGGTAAACAGTATCTCTTTATGTGCAAGCCAAAAGATGATTTGCGAAGAGACTTCAGGCTGATGGAATTCAATGATATTGTAAATAAATATCTTCAAAATGATCCAGAATCTCGCCAGCGAAGATTATATATTCGAACATAT AGCGTTGTGCCTTTAAACGAAGAATGTGGTTTAATAGAATGGGTACCAAATTTAGTTGGCTTTAGACCTGTTATAATAGGTTTATATAAAGAAAGAGGAACTGCAATTTCAACTAGAGAACTTAGGAGTATGTTATGca CATTGAAAGATCCACTAGAAAAGAAGAGAAAGGTGTTTTTAGAGCAACTCCTACCAAAACATCCTTCTGTTTTTGGAGATTGGTTTCGTCTTACATTCCCTGATCCATATGGATG GTACGAGGCACGCACTGCTTACATTAGAACAACAGCAGTAATGTCCATGGTGGGCTATATCCTCGGTCTTGGAGATCGTCACggagaaaatatattatttgacTCTAAATGCGGAGATTGTGTGCACGTGGATTTCAATTGTTTATTTAACAGG GGAGAACTGTTTGAGTGGCCAGAACGTGTGCCATTTCGTTTAACGCGTAACATGGTAGACGCGATGGGACCATTAAAAATTGAAGGACCATTTAGACGTGCTTGTGAGATAACGATGAGAGTTCTTCGACAACAATGTAGTACACTGTTAAGTGTGCTTACCCCATTTGTATATGATCCACTTGTAAGCTGGAATAAAAATCAAATCGGTGAGAGTGGCGAGAAAACGAATGAGAAG GCTGTAgaacatttaaaaaatatagaacaGCGGCTTAAAGGCttgattcgatctcatggaaagAAACTGGAAAACATTGCCTTaaatctgagcgttgagggacaAACAAATCATCTGATTCTAGAAGCAACAAACGTAGATAATCTGTGTCAAATGTATTTTGGGTGGGGCGCGTATATGTAA